The Streptosporangiales bacterium sequence CTCGTCGGCGTCGTCGAGGTGCAGCTCCTCGACGGCACCGACCGGGTCGGCGCTCGCCATGTCGAACGGGTAGTCGCTGCCGAGCACGACGTTCCGCCAGCCCACCCGACGGCCGAGCAGCAGCAGCGACTCCCGGTCGTGGGTGAGCGAGTCGAAGAACATCCGCTCGACGTAGTGCGTAGGCGGTTGGTCGATGACGGCCCGTGGTTCCTGCCTGCATTGCCAGCCGTGGTCCCACCGGCCGCTCTGGTACGGCACGAACCCGCCGCCGTGCACGAACCCGAACCGCAGCCGCGGGTACGCGGCGAGCACCCCGCCGAAGATCAGGCAGGCGATGGCGATCGTGGACTCCAGCGGGTTGCCGATCAGGTTGGCCAGGTAGTACGAGGTGAGCCGCTCTGCGCCGGCGATGCTGCGTTGGTCGGGGTGCACCCACACCGGCAGGCCCACCTCCTGCAGCGCCGCCCACACCGGCGCCAGCTCGGCCGCGTCCAGGTTGGCCCCGTTGACGTTCGTGCCGAGCTGCACGCCCCGCACCCGGTCGTGCCCGGCCAGCCGCTCGATCTCGCTGACCGCAGCCGCCGGGTCCTGCAGCGGGAGGGTGCCGAAGACGTGGAGGCGGTGCGGGTACTTGGCGCTGACGTCGAGCATGGCGTCGTTCTGCAGCCGGGCGAAGTCGGCGCCGGGGCCGGCGGGCACGTGGTAGAAGAACTGCGGCGGCGGCACGGCGAGCACCTGCAGGTCGACGCGTTGCGTGGCCATCTCCGCCAGCCGCTCGTCCACGTCGAACATCGCCGCCCTGATCGGCCCGAGCGGGGCGCGGCCCGGGTAGGTCAGGTAGTAGTCCGTGCCGCGCTCCACCAGCGTCGGGCCGAGCTCCGGGTACGTACCGCCGAACTCGGTCAGTGCCGCCTCGGAGATCAGGTGCGCATGCACGTCGATGGTCGCGGTGCCTGCCGCGCGCTCCGTCACGGTGCCTCCTACGGCGACGGTGATATCAAACATGATGTATTGTACAGAATCCGAGGAGAAGGAGGCCCGGA is a genomic window containing:
- a CDS encoding amidohydrolase family protein, which encodes MFDITVAVGGTVTERAAGTATIDVHAHLISEAALTEFGGTYPELGPTLVERGTDYYLTYPGRAPLGPIRAAMFDVDERLAEMATQRVDLQVLAVPPPQFFYHVPAGPGADFARLQNDAMLDVSAKYPHRLHVFGTLPLQDPAAAVSEIERLAGHDRVRGVQLGTNVNGANLDAAELAPVWAALQEVGLPVWVHPDQRSIAGAERLTSYYLANLIGNPLESTIAIACLIFGGVLAAYPRLRFGFVHGGGFVPYQSGRWDHGWQCRQEPRAVIDQPPTHYVERMFFDSLTHDRESLLLLGRRVGWRNVVLGSDYPFDMASADPVGAVEELHLDDADERAVLTANAETFLR